A single genomic interval of Armigeres subalbatus isolate Guangzhou_Male chromosome 1, GZ_Asu_2, whole genome shotgun sequence harbors:
- the LOC134209636 gene encoding uncharacterized protein LOC134209636, which translates to MIQFCLTVLLLLVSPVLSVDWTASCPASCICKWSSGKKSALCNNLTISSIPSNLSTELQVLVLNDNNIAYLNREEFTGLGLVNLQKIHLKHSRVKYVHREAFTNLKILIEVDLSENEIESLDKQTFAGNNRLRIIYLYSNPLKHLVPDQFPVLPYLRNIDLHNCQLNSIAETAFSNLELLEFLDLTKNQLEFLPHYVFNHMKNLKTLLLEENPWNCDCHLRDFRGWYMNNSLNRKSLQCHRPFSLKGLAWESVETDQFGCVPHVEVFRDNADDIEDLGANITYRCMVFGDPEPSATWDLNGKIVDQELVETERVTRIGEQTIVWSNLTILNITSNDSGYYTCTASNKIGFESKNFSLILPEVVERVIIKTPETFWYFGLILGIFGTIFGLLSLSVVICLCKRKFRTRRRKKNIKSSVSFNDQEKKLLDLSITTNERQEFSASDVMTPSTKTDSTIAMEPVQITIESIAAKREEFPLNVGVFPPPPEFCSQMVPNPAYGNIFISVSVTQDALDNPDLNMYPDLLNIPNRAKGKLIPVNVSSYATLPRKNRPALTATSSSCSSQPPSLTAVPPPTIPTQHPTASTSGVIAPVEALQLQDSIVNYSNIEESCEITSLNSNPASMCQECSKLINSGKMNVRFSKAELVNRCENSFPCLKYDNMGRRYTASGNSTLSLPEEDHQVVLEQESIFIKQEIEPIKEIPTPPLAPATPIGPGPSGLGPAAVFVTGNDFVSL; encoded by the coding sequence TGCTCCTACTTCTCGTCTCACCGGTGCTCAGTGTTGACTGGACGGCGAGCTGTCCGGCCAGCTGCATCTGCAAGTGGTCCAGTGGCAAGAAATCGGCCCTCTGCAACAACCTCACCATCTCATCGATTCCGTCGAACCTATCCACGGAGCTGCAGGTACTGGTGCTGAACGATAACAACATAGCGTACCTCAACCGGGAGGAGTTCACCGGCCTGGGCTTGGTCAACCTGCAGAAGATCCATCTGAAACATTCCCGCGTGAAGTACGTTCACCGGGAGGCGTTCACCAATCTGAAGATTCTGATCGAGGTGGACCTGAGTGAGAATGAGATCGAATCGCTGGACAAGCAAACGTTCGCCGGTAACAATCGGCTAAGGATAATCTATTTGTACAGTAATCCGCTGAAGCACTTGGTGCCGGATCAGTTTCCGGTGCTGCCGTACTTGAGGAACATCGATCTTCACAACTGTCAGCTGAATAGCATTGCCGAAACGGCGTTTTCAAATTTGGAGCTCTTAGAGTTTCTGGATTTGACGAAGAATCAACTGGAATTCTTGCCGCACTACGTGTTCAACCATATGAAGAACCTTAAGACGTTACTGCTGGAGGAGAATCCCTGGAACTGCGACTGCCATTTGCGGGACTTCCGAGGATGGTACATGAACAATTCATTAAACAGGAAGAGCTTACAGTGCCATCGGCCGTTCAGTTTGAAAGGGCTTGCGTGGGAATCGGTGGAAACGGACCAATTTGGGTGTGTTCCGCACGTGGAAGTGTTCCGAGATAATGCGGACGACATTGAGGATTTGGGAGCGAACATCACCTACCGCTGTATGGTGTTTGGCGATCCGGAGCCATCGGCGACGTGGGACCTCAACGGGAAGATTGTGGACCAGGAACTGGTGGAGACTGAGCGCGTGACGAGGATCGGCGAGCAAACGATAGTGTGGAGCAACCTGACGATACTGAACATCACCAGCAATGACTCGGGGTACTACACGTGCACCGCCAGCAATAAAATCGGGTTCGAAAGTAAGAACTTCAGTCTGATTCTGCCGGAGGTGGTGGAGCGAGTGATTATTAAAACACCGGAGACATTCTGGTACTTTGGATTGATACTGGGAATATTTGGCACGATATTTGGGTTGCTTTCGTTGTCGGTAGTGATTTGTCTGTGCAAGAGGAAGTTTCGAACGAGGCGGAGAAAGAAGAATATCAAAAGTAGTGTAAGTTTCAACGACCAAGAGAAGAAACTGCTCGATTTGAGTATAACGACCAACGAGCGACAAGAGTTCAGCGCGAGTGACGTGATGACGCCCTCGACGAAGACGGATTCCACGATAGCGATGGAACCGGTTCAGATAACCATCGAATCGATAGCAGCCAaacgggaggaatttccgttgaatgTGGGAGTATTTCCGCCGCCACCGGAGTTCTGCTCCCAGATGGTCCCAAATCCTGCGTACGGAAATATCTTTATTTCCGTGTCGGTGACGCAGGATGCATTGGACAATCCCGATCTGAACATGTATCCCGACTTACTGAACATTCCAAATCGAGCAAAAGGTAAGCTGATTCCGGTGAATGTGTCTTCGTACGCAACGCTACCTCGAAAGAATCGGCCAGCGTTGACTGCGACATCCTCCAGCTGTAGTAGTCAGCCGCCCTCGCTAACGGCGGTTCCACCACCAACCATCCCCACGCAACATCCCACCGCGTCGACCAGTGGTGTGATAGCGCCGGTAGAAGCTCTCCAACTGCAGGACAGTATTGTCAATTACTCGAACATCGAAGAGTCATGCGAAATCACCAGCCTCAACAGCAATCCAGCTTCCATGTGCCAGGAGTGCAGCAAGTTGATCAACTCCGGCAAAATGAACGTCCGATTCAGTAAAGCAGAGCTGGTCAACAGGTGTGAGAACAGTTTCCCATGTTTGAAATACGACAACATGGGTCGAAGGTATACGGCAAGTGGCAACTCCACACTCTCCTTGCCCGAGGAGGACCATCAGGTTGTGCTGGAACAGGAAAGTATATTCATCAAGCAGGAAATTGAACCAATCAAGGAAATTCCCACACCTCCACTAGCGCCGGCGACACCCATTGGCCCGGGACCATCCGGACTGGGACCGGCCGCTGTGTTCGTGACAGGAAACGATTTTGTCTCGCTGTAG